Proteins from a genomic interval of Lolium perenne isolate Kyuss_39 chromosome 1, Kyuss_2.0, whole genome shotgun sequence:
- the LOC127312325 gene encoding choline-phosphate cytidylyltransferase 2 has protein sequence MARVSNSKKRTLNNRKKDEDATNANATAGAAGAVDGRPVRVYADGIFDLFHFGHARALEQAKLLFPNTYLLVGCCNDELTRRYKGKTVMDQDERYESLRHCKWVDEVIPDAPWVLTPEFLDKHKIDFVAHDALPYADTSGAANDVYEFVKKIGKFKETKRTEGVSTSDLIMRIVKDYNQYVMRNLARGYSRKEMGVSYVKEKQLQVNMKINKLRETVKAQQEKLQTVAKTAGINHEEWLANADRWVAGFLEKFEEHCHVMETAIKDRIQEKLGRQASKGIAGGFMRQPVAAA, from the exons ATGGCGCGCGTCTCCAATTCCAAGAAGCGCACGCTCAACAACCGCAAGAAGGACGAGGACGCCACAAACGCCAACGCCACCGCCGGCGCCGCGGGGGCCGTCGACGGCCGCCCCGTCCGCGTCTACGCCGACGGCATCTTCGACCTCTTCCACTTCGGCCACGCCCGCGCCCTCGAGCAGGCCAAGCTCCT GTTCCCAAACACGTACCTGCTGGTGGGATGCTGCAACGACGAGCTCACGCGCCGCTACAAGGGAAAGACCGTCATGGACCAGGACGAGCGATACGAGTCCCTGCGACACTGCAA GTGGGTTGATGAGGTTATTCCTGATGCTCCGTGGGTTCTCACTCCAGAATTCCTTGACAAGCATAAGATCGACTTTGTTGCGCACGACGCTCTGCC CTATGCTGATACTAGCGGTGCTGCAAATGACGTATACGAGTTT GTTAAAAAGATTGGGAAATTCAAGGAAACAAAAAGGACTGAAGGAGTATCGACATCCGACCTCATAATGAGGATAGTGAAGGACTACAACCAATATGTCATGAGGAATTTGGCACGAGGATACTCAAGGAAAGAAATGGGCGTGAGCTATGTTAAG GAGAAACAACTGCAAGTGAATATGAAGATAAATAAACTACGCGAGACTGTCAAGGCACAACAAGAGAAG TTGCAAACAGTGGCGAAGACGGCTGGGATAAACCACGAAGAATGGCTGGCAAACGCGGATCGCTGGGTGGCTGGCTTCCTGGAGAAGTTTGAGGAGCACTGCCACGTCATG GAAACTGCCATCAAGGACCGGATACAGGAGAAGCTGGGGCGACAGGCAAGCAAAGGCATAGCTGGTGGTTTCATGCGGCAGCCGGTGGCGGCGGCCTGA
- the LOC127312289 gene encoding plastidal glycolate/glycerate translocator 1, chloroplastic isoform X1: protein MAAAMIGISALRSLHPLPPTFSVSATAPPLATLRLPLPLQQPRSCTSPRCRCRRHSLAHSTPRGATAASSVPSGAAGSAAFMASAPDNAALRHRLIAPKATAGTGDGGASGGLLPSILGIAQLAVSLGLVLATDKYLKQAFVAASIKFPSALFGMFCIFSVLVVLDLAAPALAKGFMDFFEPATLFIQRWLPLFYVPSLVVLPLAVRDVPAAAGLKICLITCTSTLHPCALFNSFDSAVNCDQRIRKVYIYVPLSFLYVVAGWLASLTVAGYTALTVRKIVKTELIAAEPMGKPSPFATWEFWAWGAVFVASFATAIVNPTALGTTARTCLPFMLASTVLGYMVGSGLPSGIKTVLHPIISCALSANFSAVAYGYLSGSGMDAALGDYLTKVPSNPGAGDVLMGFLGSVILSFAFSMFKQRKLVKRHAAEIFTSIAVASTFSLYSTAILGRLIGLEPTLTISILPRCITVALALSIVSFFEGANTSVTAAVVVLTGLIGANFVQAAMDKLGLNDPIARGIGTASSAHGLGTAALSAKEPEALPFCAIAYALTGIFGSLICSSSAVRQSLVFIAG, encoded by the exons ATGGCAGCAGCGATGATTGGGATTTCCGCTTTACGTTCCCTCCACCCGCTCCCTCCCACCTTCTCGGTCTCGGCCACGGCTCCTCCCCTCGCCACGTTGCGGCTGCCGCTGCCGTTGCAACAACCTCGCTCCTGTACGTCtccacgatgccgatgccgacgaCACAGCCTTGCCCATTCTACTCCCCGCGGTGCCACGGCAGCTTCTTCGGTTCCCTCAGGTGCCGCCGGCTCCGCTGCCTTCATGGCATCGGCTCCTGACAATGCCGCGCTCCGCCACCGCCTCATCGCCCCCAAGGCCACCGCCGGCACCGGAGACGGCGGCGCATCCGGAGGCCTGTTGCCCAGC ATTCTTGGGATCGCACAACTGGCGGTGTCGCTGGGCCTCGTGCTGGCCACGGACAAGTACCTGAAGCAGGCGTTCGTGGCCGCCTCCATCAAGTTCCCCAGCGCGCTCTTCGGCATGTTCTGCATCTTCTCCGTGCTCGTCGTCCTCGACCTCGCCGCGCCGGCGCTCGCCAAGGGCTTCATGGACTTCTTCGAGCCCGCCACGCTCTTCATCCAGCGCTGGCTGCCGCTCTTCTACGTCCCCTCCCTCGTCGTCCTGCCGCTCGCCGTCAGGGACGTCCCGGCTGCCGCCGGCCTCAAGATCTGCCTCATCACATGTACGTCTACACTACACCCGTGTGCTTTATTTAACTCCTTCGATTCAGCAGTGAACTGCGATCAGAGGATACGCAAGGTTTACATTTATGTTCCCCTTTCTTTTCTGTATGTAGTTGCTGGCTGGTTGGCTTCGCTTACGGTGGCGGGATACACGGCGCTAACCGTGAGGAAGATCGTCAAGACCGAGCTCATCGCGGCTGAGCCGATGGGCAAGCCGTCTCCATTCGCCACATGGGAGTTCTGGGCGTGGGGCGCCGTCTTTGTGGCCTCGTTCGCGACGGCGATTGTTAACCCCACGGCGCTTGGCACCACGGCGAGGACGTGCCTTCCGTTCATGCTCGCCTCCACTGTACTGGGATACATGGTTGGTTCTGG GCTGCCATCTGGTATCAAGACAGTGTTGCATCCGATCATCAGCTGCGCGCTTTCTGCTAACTTCTCGGCGGTAGCATACGGGTACCTCTCCGGCTCTGGAATGGACGCCGCGCTAG GTGATTACCTGACAAAGGTGCCATCGAATCCTGGAGCTGGCGACGTCCTGATGGGTTTCCTTGGGTCTGTCATCCTATCGTTTGCATTCTCAATGTTCAAGCAGAGAAAG CTtgtgaagaggcacgcggcagagatTTTCACATCGATCGCCGTCGCGTCCACATTCTCTTTATACTCGACTGCTATCCTAGGACGCCTGATCGGGCTAGAGCCAACATTAACCATCTCAATCTTACCAAGGTGCATAACTGTTGCGTTGGCTTTGAGCATAGTATCATTCTTTGAAG GTGCAAATACTTCGGTAACAGCTGCCGTGGTTGTTCTCACGGGCCTGATCGGTGCAAACTTTGTGCAAGCGGCCATGGATAAACTTGGCCTCAACGACCCCATCGCTAGAGGAATCGGAACAGCTTCCAG CGCTCATGGTCTGGGAACGGCAGCGCTGTCGGCCAAGGAGCCTGAGGCGCTCCCTTTCTGCGCCATCGCCTACGCGCTCACCGGCATTTTCGGCTCCCTGATTTGCTCCTCTTCGGCCGTCAGGCAAAGCCTTGTGTTCATAGCCGGCTGA
- the LOC127312289 gene encoding plastidal glycolate/glycerate translocator 1, chloroplastic isoform X2, translating into MAAAMIGISALRSLHPLPPTFSVSATAPPLATLRLPLPLQQPRSCTSPRCRCRRHSLAHSTPRGATAASSVPSGAAGSAAFMASAPDNAALRHRLIAPKATAGTGDGGASGGLLPSILGIAQLAVSLGLVLATDKYLKQAFVAASIKFPSALFGMFCIFSVLVVLDLAAPALAKGFMDFFEPATLFIQRWLPLFYVPSLVVLPLAVRDVPAAAGLKICLITFAGWLASLTVAGYTALTVRKIVKTELIAAEPMGKPSPFATWEFWAWGAVFVASFATAIVNPTALGTTARTCLPFMLASTVLGYMVGSGLPSGIKTVLHPIISCALSANFSAVAYGYLSGSGMDAALGDYLTKVPSNPGAGDVLMGFLGSVILSFAFSMFKQRKLVKRHAAEIFTSIAVASTFSLYSTAILGRLIGLEPTLTISILPRCITVALALSIVSFFEGANTSVTAAVVVLTGLIGANFVQAAMDKLGLNDPIARGIGTASSAHGLGTAALSAKEPEALPFCAIAYALTGIFGSLICSSSAVRQSLVFIAG; encoded by the exons ATGGCAGCAGCGATGATTGGGATTTCCGCTTTACGTTCCCTCCACCCGCTCCCTCCCACCTTCTCGGTCTCGGCCACGGCTCCTCCCCTCGCCACGTTGCGGCTGCCGCTGCCGTTGCAACAACCTCGCTCCTGTACGTCtccacgatgccgatgccgacgaCACAGCCTTGCCCATTCTACTCCCCGCGGTGCCACGGCAGCTTCTTCGGTTCCCTCAGGTGCCGCCGGCTCCGCTGCCTTCATGGCATCGGCTCCTGACAATGCCGCGCTCCGCCACCGCCTCATCGCCCCCAAGGCCACCGCCGGCACCGGAGACGGCGGCGCATCCGGAGGCCTGTTGCCCAGC ATTCTTGGGATCGCACAACTGGCGGTGTCGCTGGGCCTCGTGCTGGCCACGGACAAGTACCTGAAGCAGGCGTTCGTGGCCGCCTCCATCAAGTTCCCCAGCGCGCTCTTCGGCATGTTCTGCATCTTCTCCGTGCTCGTCGTCCTCGACCTCGCCGCGCCGGCGCTCGCCAAGGGCTTCATGGACTTCTTCGAGCCCGCCACGCTCTTCATCCAGCGCTGGCTGCCGCTCTTCTACGTCCCCTCCCTCGTCGTCCTGCCGCTCGCCGTCAGGGACGTCCCGGCTGCCGCCGGCCTCAAGATCTGCCTCATCACAT TTGCTGGCTGGTTGGCTTCGCTTACGGTGGCGGGATACACGGCGCTAACCGTGAGGAAGATCGTCAAGACCGAGCTCATCGCGGCTGAGCCGATGGGCAAGCCGTCTCCATTCGCCACATGGGAGTTCTGGGCGTGGGGCGCCGTCTTTGTGGCCTCGTTCGCGACGGCGATTGTTAACCCCACGGCGCTTGGCACCACGGCGAGGACGTGCCTTCCGTTCATGCTCGCCTCCACTGTACTGGGATACATGGTTGGTTCTGG GCTGCCATCTGGTATCAAGACAGTGTTGCATCCGATCATCAGCTGCGCGCTTTCTGCTAACTTCTCGGCGGTAGCATACGGGTACCTCTCCGGCTCTGGAATGGACGCCGCGCTAG GTGATTACCTGACAAAGGTGCCATCGAATCCTGGAGCTGGCGACGTCCTGATGGGTTTCCTTGGGTCTGTCATCCTATCGTTTGCATTCTCAATGTTCAAGCAGAGAAAG CTtgtgaagaggcacgcggcagagatTTTCACATCGATCGCCGTCGCGTCCACATTCTCTTTATACTCGACTGCTATCCTAGGACGCCTGATCGGGCTAGAGCCAACATTAACCATCTCAATCTTACCAAGGTGCATAACTGTTGCGTTGGCTTTGAGCATAGTATCATTCTTTGAAG GTGCAAATACTTCGGTAACAGCTGCCGTGGTTGTTCTCACGGGCCTGATCGGTGCAAACTTTGTGCAAGCGGCCATGGATAAACTTGGCCTCAACGACCCCATCGCTAGAGGAATCGGAACAGCTTCCAG CGCTCATGGTCTGGGAACGGCAGCGCTGTCGGCCAAGGAGCCTGAGGCGCTCCCTTTCTGCGCCATCGCCTACGCGCTCACCGGCATTTTCGGCTCCCTGATTTGCTCCTCTTCGGCCGTCAGGCAAAGCCTTGTGTTCATAGCCGGCTGA